Part of the Candidatus Moraniibacteriota bacterium genome is shown below.
ACGAAAGTTATCAGTCTCTCGGTGTTTCCTACTTTTCGGGAGTTATTCAGCGCCTTCCCGCCAAATGAATACGGGAGTCTCAGTCAGGATGAATATGGGAAAATGCACGACATCTATTCTCCAGAAAAAGAGAAAGAGTTTGGCGTATTGGCTATTCGGATTCAGTTTCTTTCTGAAGTACGCTAAAAAGGTTGATGAGGTAGCATCACAAAATCAGGAGAACATTGTATAATAGGGCCATATGAATCTCAAACAGTGGCTTATATTCCTCGGGTTTCTTGTGCTCTTGCACATGGCGGGCATTATCGGATCCTTTTTCACGGTATCGGAAATAAACGGCTGGTATGCCTCGCTTACAAGACCGGCGTATTCTCCACCGAACTGGGTATTCGGACCGGTTTGGACAACGCTCTATACACTCATGGGTATCGCTGCGTTCCTTGTGTGGCGAAAGGGATTGCGCAAGGGGGAGGTGCAAATCGCACTTGTGCTGTTTTGTATACAGCTTTTTTTGAATACGCTCTGGTCGATCATCTTCTTTAGTGTACACTCACTCCTTGGCGCATTTGTTGAAATTATGTTCTTGTGGTTTGCTATTCTTGCTACAATCATTCTCTTTGCAAAAGTCTCCCGATTGGCTGCGTGGCTCTTGGTACCGTATCTTCTGTGGGTTGGATTTGCCGCTTCTCTCAATTTCTCATTTTGGAGGCTGAATATATGAACCACAGAATCATACATGTTCACGATCGGATGCAACACGGGTATAACTATGAACTGTCTGAGCCGGTAGGGAAGCGCTTTGATCCACGATTCAAACCCGATCTCACACCCAAGCAAATGCTGGAACTTGGTGTCTTCGGCGGGGTGTATATGCGAGATTGCGCGGCGGAATTTCCAGGCGACTGGTTCGCGCATGCAAAATTCCAGCATGAGGGAAGCTTCAAACCCGATCCGAATATAAACTACTTCGGCGTCAATGCCAGCGAGCCGCTCTCCGTATGGCAGGAAAGAGGATGGATTCATCCGCAGGATCCGCGAGGCTGGTTTCAATGGTATTGCCGATACTTCCTCGGCCGCCGAAGCAAAGATGATGACCGACAGATCAAGCGATGGATGGCAATAGCGAGACATATTGCACAGATACGAAAAAACTGCCGCCCGGGCGATGCCAGTTGCCGCAGGAGGCAGCGGCAGGCGGTGCTTCACTGGGCCTATGACAGCTGGAGGATGTGATATTTTTTTGCTACTGATGCACGTCTCGCGAAGACACTGGAAATAGTATCGGTTGATGCTAGCTGTAATCTCCTAAAATATTTTTATGCCATCCTCCTCACAAAATGACCGGAAAATTAAAGCAGTGGTGTTTGACTTTGGCGGTGTCATTCAATTCTGGGGAAGGGGAGATACGATCAAAGGCGTTGCTGATATTCTGAATATTTCAAAAGAGACATTTCAAAAAGAATATTTCAAGTACAATCACCTGAGCAATGTTAATAATATTTCGTTTGAAGAAATGGTCCTCGGTGTCGTCAAATATTTCGATGATTCAAAAGAGATACAGGAGCGCGTGAAAACACATCTCCAAGAAGCTCGCGATGCAAGGACAATTAATCATGAACTAATAGCGTTTTTCCCCGAACTCATGCGGCAGGGATACCAGGTAGCCATATTCAGCAATGCTACCTCGCGACTTCGCGAAGAGTTAAAGGTGCTTGGCATTGATACACTGGTTCATGAAATAGTTATTTCCGGAGAGATCGGTTTTCAGAAACCGCATAAGGAAGCGTTTGATGTTCTATTCCAGCGACTCAATGTTCTTCCGGAAGAGGTGGTATTTATCGATGATACGCCGAAGAGTTTGGAAAAAGCTGATGAGATAGGTTATACGCCGATTCTTTTCAAGGATAATGCGCAACTTAGAACTGAATTACAGCATCTCGGAATAAAAATGTAGAAATATTTTTGGTAGAAATATTTTTGATTGATGCTGAGTATGAATACGAAATTTCTTGTGTTGCAGTTTCGTCCGGAGGATGATGCGTCAGATGGGGAATTTGAGGCAATGCTTCGTTTTGGAAGGATTCGACCGGAAGAGGTGGAACGGGTGCGAATGGAACAAGGAGCAGTGCCGAGTCTTGATGTGAAAGAATATTATGGCATTCTTGCAGGTGGCGGACCATTTAATATAAGCGATTCGGAAGAGAAAAAAGGTGCTGTCGGAAAAATGGTTGAAGAACATCTTTTCCCGATGGTGGAAGAGATTATTTCAAGCGATATTCCGTTTCTCGGCGCGTGCTACGGGCTTGGTGCTCTTGTGAAGATGCTCGGTGGCGCGGTGTCCAAGAATGGTTTCGCGGAGGTGGCAGGGGCGACGGATATTGTCATAACATCGGCAGGGAAATCGGACGCGCTTTTGGTCGGACTTGAATCGCCTTTCCGAGCCTTTACGGGGCACAAAGAAGCGTGTGAGTCGGTGCCGGAGGGTGCTGTGCTTCTGGCTACTTCTCCTCAGTGTCCGGTGCAGATGATTCGCGTCAAGCAACACGTGTATGCGACGCAGTTTCATCCCGAGCTTGATCCGCAGGGAATATGTGTTCGTATTGACGCCTATCGGCATCATGGGTATTTCGCATCCGAAGAGGCGGAATCACTCAAGGAAGCGTGTCTTCGGGAACACATTGTAGCTCCGTTGGAAATCTTGCGTCGATTTGTTGAGAGGGCGAGAAAAGTATCATAGAAAACTCTCTCATGCTACGGCGTCCGTGGATGGGCGAGTGCGCTTTGGAGATAGGGTGTTGCGGGGCGAGGGAAAGGTTCTTTGTCAATCGGGGGAATGCCTTCATCGAGGACAAAGAGAGAATTTTGGACGAGTGGATGCGACTCAAAAAGTCGGCTGAGGAAGCGGTCGGAGAGACAATTGCCAATCGCCGCAATAATCATGCCTTGATGATGACTCATAAACATATTGATGGGTGATCCATGTCGTGAGCGATGGAAATCGATTGCCTCGATATAGCCATAGGCACCTCGACCACCGTGTGTGGCGTAGGCAGCAAGATTCTTGAGTGCTATACGAGGGAAAGATGGTATCGACATGACGATGCTGTAGGCGGAAACGACAGACCGATCATCAGCAGAAGGAGAGAGGGAGAGTGTGGGGAGTCCAAACGGTTTGTAGCGGAAATTTCCTCCACGATCGAGCTCGGCGTATCCGGATTCCGAAAGTCCCCAGACCGGGATATTTTTTTTCTTTGCGGAATATCGGTTCATGAGAATAGCCGTCCGTATGCTTCGTCCGACAAGTGAGTCTTTGTGTTCCTCGAGGAAAATCGCAGGCATGAGATATTCGAAGAGGGTGCCTGTCCAAGAGATAAGTGTGGGACCCTTTGGGAGGGAGAGAACGGTTCGGTTGAGCTTGTTCCAACCGCGGAAGGAGAGGGTGCCTTCGGCGAGCGCGAGGAGATTGGCGATGCGCGCTTCGGATGCGAGTGTTTGATAGAAACGATTTTCGAGTCGCTTGGTCGGCACATGGAAGCCGATAGAAATGAGTGAACGCTTGGTGGAACGCAGGAAATCAAATCGCATGGTAGAAATCATGATGTCGAGCTTTCGCTCGAGAATGGAACAGGTAGTGTCATTGCACGTGGCAGTGTCTGAAGCATTGACGTGTTGTTGGGAAGATTCACATTCGGCGAGGGTGTCGGCGAGTTGCTCTTGGAACATCGAGAGTATACTCCGCGCTTTTTTTGGCAGGGATTTTGGAAGTGCGATACCAATGAGGGACGTTTCGATGGCGTGGCATTGCTCGAGGAAAGCTGATTCGTCATCGATGGGCAATGTTTCGATACGATCGGTAATGGCTTCCCAGAAATCGGCAAATGATTGCATGTCGAGCGTCTGTGGGATGCGTGTCTGAATGAGTTTCGCGAGTGAATTCAGACCCCTTGCACTGCGTGGCACAGAGAATGTGCTCGTATCATGAGAAAGCCATTGCCTTGTCACAATGAGTGATGCAAGGAGATTGCCGCTATCGACACTGGAGATGAAGGGCGGAGGAGCAGGGAGTGCTGTCCGCGTATCATACCAGTTGTAGAAATGTCCTTGGTATCGTTCCATGCGCTCGAGAGTGGCGCAGGTGTTTTCGAGGTATGTCCGCGCTTTTTTGAGTGAGATAAATCCGAGGCGGTGCGCAATGATTACCGAAGTGAGAAAAAATCCGATATTGGTGATAGAGGTGTATTCGGCTATTTTTGGTGTGGGGTCGATACGAAGGTAGTCCGGCGGAAGAAAGTTTGTTTCGGGTGCGACGGTTTTGGCAAAGAAGCTCCAGGTTTCGAGGGCATCTTGGCGGAGGAGGTCTTCTTCTTGGTGTGAAAAATCATGTGCCTGTTTGTAGGGTTTGTTGAGAGCAAGGACGAGCAAAGGAATCCCCGTCCAGAGCATGAGTAAGAGTGCAAAAAGAGGATGTATCGTTCCCTTTAGCCAGAAATTGAGCGAAACGATGAGGAGGGTGATAAAGGGAAAAAGAAGCGGTATGCGCCCTGCGGGATTTTCAAAGTGTGCCGATGGTACCCATTCGAGCATGTTTCTCTTGCTCCAGAACCTCCGATAGAGCGCCGTCACGATGGCATGTGTGGTATCGAGGGCTGTGTAGGGAAGTGTGATACATTCAAATATTGCCTGTCGACACAGTCGGAAACTTCTCGTTGCGGTTCGTTCCAATCGATAGCCAAGATGCTTCCATGATCCAGTGAGTAGCTGATACGTCCAGCGAATCCAATCGATACACACATCAAGGAGGAAGAGATCAAGCAGGAATATGCCCCAGGCAAAGAGGAGGAGATTTGGGTTTCCCACGACCCACGAAAGTATGGTGATGAGGAATACCGCCGGACGAAAGAGGCTCTGAAAAATATTGTCAGCAATTTTGAATCGATGAATACTCGCGAGGGTGTTTGGATGCGTATTTCCCTGCTCATCTCGTACGGTTGGCGTGAGCCAATCGAGTATTTGCCAATCTCCGCGTGTCCAACGATGATTTCGTGCGAGCATGGCGCGGAGCGACTTTGGGAATTCGTCGAAGACATCGATGTCAGCGGCATAAGCTGTCCTTGCAAGCGACCCTTCGAGGAGGTCATGACTGAGAATCTGGTCGATCGGGAGTGTCCCGTCGAGTGCCGAGAGGAAAGCATCTATGTGAAAGGAACCCTTGCCGGCATAGCTTCCTTCGAGGAATATGTCCTGATATATTTCCGGGAAAGTGCTGGAATAAGCGCTGAAGCGTTTTTCATCGAAGAATATTCGGGGGAGACGGAATCGGTGTCGGTTTTTGAACCATTGTTTTACGTGTGGCTGTATGAATGCATAGCCGTGTGTGAGCGTACCGCTTTCGTCGAGAATCGGCTTCTGAAGGGGATGCGCATGGATACCGAGCATATCTTTGACGAAGTCTCGCGTGATGAATGCGTCTTCATCGAGCGTGATGATGAAGTCTGCTTGAGGGAGTGTTTCTGCTGAAGAGAAAAACGGTGATGATGGTGTCCGCCCGCGGAGTATCCGGGCAAAGTCGAGGAGCTTTCCTCGTTTACGCTCCCATCCCATCCAACGTCCTTGGCGCTTGGACCATATGCGGGATCGAATAACAAAGGCAAATCGATCAGTCTCGCCATAGCGGTCGTTGAGCGTACGGAAGGCAGAGAGTGTTTCTTTGAGAAGTGTCGCGTCTCCTGGAAGCGTCTCGTGATCAGCGTCGACATAGTCGAGGAGGAGGTAGTAAGAGAGAGCGCTTTTTGCATTGCTAAGATAGGCGGTTTCGAGTTTGCCGAGAAGGGCGGAGAGCGTATGTCGATCTTTGAGAAGCGCGGGTATAACGAATATAGCAGCAGCTGACTCGGGGATTCGACGGCGGAAGTTGAGACGCGGGAGAAATGTTGGCGGGACGATTCCAATGAATAAACTATCTATCAAGTGCTTGGATGTTTTGTAGAGAATGGGAAAAGCAATAATTATGAGGAACTGATAATGAAGATAGAACGCCATAAATATGCCTGCCGTAAGGAAAGAGATAGAGAGAATGGATCCAAAATAGGCGGCGCGTATGGTGGGGAGCTTCCTGCGATCGTGATACCAGTGCCACCAGGACATGTGAGCGTTCCCCGTGAGTCGTTTGAGGAGAATCGGCAAACCTTCATCAACCAAGTAGAAGCCGACATGGCGTCGAGGACCATCTTCATATTCTTCTGCGAGAGCGAGTGCTGCTCGTGCGAGGGTTTCTTCGGAAAGATGGAGTATTTTTGCGATTGCAGCCGCTTTTTTTCGATATGTTTCCTGAGAAAGTGACGTCATGTGTGCATAGACATCGTCAGGATCGCGAATGAGGAGTTTGTGGAGAGTGTTGGTTTTGCGCAAAAGAGTGTTCCACTCGAATTCTCCGAGGAGAGAGAGGGATCGAAGAAGAATGCGGACTCTTGTTGCAAGTTCTCGCATGCTTTCTGCTTCGGTGGTTTTGGGGGATACTCTTTGTGAAGGATGTGCTCCATCTTTCTTTGTCGTGGTGTCACGGAATCGGGAGAGGGGCAGCACTTCTTTGGTGCGACACTCTGCGAGCGCATCTGAAAATGCATCGGCATATGCTTCGCCACGATTTTTTCGGAGCTTGGTGAGTATTTG
Proteins encoded:
- a CDS encoding isomerase, with translation MRLHDEKRRLLKVGDEIEFRLIDDEEKKILTKVISLSVFPTFRELFSAFPPNEYGSLSQDEYGKMHDIYSPEKEKEFGVLAIRIQFLSEVR
- a CDS encoding tryptophan-rich sensory protein; its protein translation is MNLKQWLIFLGFLVLLHMAGIIGSFFTVSEINGWYASLTRPAYSPPNWVFGPVWTTLYTLMGIAAFLVWRKGLRKGEVQIALVLFCIQLFLNTLWSIIFFSVHSLLGAFVEIMFLWFAILATIILFAKVSRLAAWLLVPYLLWVGFAASLNFSFWRLNI
- a CDS encoding HAD-IA family hydrolase encodes the protein MPSSSQNDRKIKAVVFDFGGVIQFWGRGDTIKGVADILNISKETFQKEYFKYNHLSNVNNISFEEMVLGVVKYFDDSKEIQERVKTHLQEARDARTINHELIAFFPELMRQGYQVAIFSNATSRLREELKVLGIDTLVHEIVISGEIGFQKPHKEAFDVLFQRLNVLPEEVVFIDDTPKSLEKADEIGYTPILFKDNAQLRTELQHLGIKM
- a CDS encoding glutamine amidotransferase, with amino-acid sequence MNTKFLVLQFRPEDDASDGEFEAMLRFGRIRPEEVERVRMEQGAVPSLDVKEYYGILAGGGPFNISDSEEKKGAVGKMVEEHLFPMVEEIISSDIPFLGACYGLGALVKMLGGAVSKNGFAEVAGATDIVITSAGKSDALLVGLESPFRAFTGHKEACESVPEGAVLLATSPQCPVQMIRVKQHVYATQFHPELDPQGICVRIDAYRHHGYFASEEAESLKEACLREHIVAPLEILRRFVERARKVS